Genomic window (Streptomyces sp. LX-29):
CCGAGGAGAACAAGGTTCCCGGCGGCTGGCCGGCGCTCTACGACGCCAACGAGCGCGTCGTCGGCAAGGACCCGAACGTGATCCAACCCGGACAGCAGCTGGTACTTGACGCCGAGAAGGCTCCGGAGACCGGCGCCGACCAGGACGCCACGAAGGCGTCGAAGACTCAGAAGTAGTGCTGACGAAGGCGGTTCGCTGCGGTATGCCCGAGTTTGGTGAAAGTGAGATATGGATCTCTTCGCCTATTCGGGTGTATCGCCCGTGTCCCGCCTTCGTACGCCACTTCTGACCTGCGGCGATGTGGGTTCCCCGGTCCAAACGGGGCTGAGATTCCACGGATGTTGGGGTTTGAGCTCTCCGGGGGGATGTGCTTACCGTCGTCATCGCTCGCACCGCGAGTGCCACCGACCGTCACGCCGAGTCCTGCCAGCGGTCGGAGGGATTGTCGACGCGCAAGCGCCGAAGGCAGGAGCGGGGGACCCAACGTATGTGCCGGGCCCTCCGGCTAGGGGTGAAGTCGCACGCGGTCACCGCACGCGGCCGGGCAACTCACGTGCCCGAACCCGACAGCTCACCTCGTAGGCGTCGGTGAGGAAACCCAACATGCTTCATGGCAAGGGCAAGCATCGTCGTCCCTCCAAGGTCACCCGCATCGCCACCCTCGCCGGTGTCGCCGGCGCCGCGGTCGCCGTCCCGCTGATGGGCGCCACCGCCGCCAACGCGGCCACCACCGAGCAGTGGGACCAGGTCGCGCAGTGCGAGTCCGGGGGCAACTGGTCCATCAACACCGGCAACGGCTACTACGGCGGCCTCCAGTTCTCGGCCTCCACCTGGGCCGCCTACGGCGGCACGCAGTACGCGCCCACCGCCGACAAGGCCAGCAAGTCCCAGCAGATCGAGATCGCCCAGAAGGTGCTGGCCGGGCAGGGCAAGGGCGCCTGGCCCAAGTGCGGCGTCAACCTGACCAGCGGCGGCAGCCAGGGCTCCGGCTCGGGCGGCTCCCAGGCGCACACCCCGTCGCAGAGCCAGAGCCACACCCAGTCGCAGTCGCAGGCCCAGTCCCGGCCGCAGACGCACCAGCAGTCCCAGCCGCAGGCCCGGCCCACCGCCCAGCCGCAGCCCGAGCGCACCACCCAGGCCCCGAAGGCCAACCGCTCCCAGGAGCGCCAGGCCCAGCCGCAGCAGTCCGCGCCGCGCCACGCCGCCCCCAAGACCATCCAGAAGGGCGACGGCGAGTACCAGGTCAGGGCGGGCGACACGCTGTCCACCATCGCCGCCGCGCAGCACGTCGACGGCGGCTGGCAGAAGCTCTACGAGCTGAACGACGACATCGTCGGCGACGCGGACCTCATCTACCCGGGTCAGATGCTCGACCTGCGCTAAGGGCTCCGCGGGAAGTGCCGTGACGGGCCGTCGTTCGCCTGCGGGCCCGTTGTGGCTGGTCGCGCAGTTCCCCGCGCCCCTTCAGGGCGCTGCCGAACCGCAGCCGACTTCACCAGAGCCGCTTAGCCCCCTTTTCAGGGCTCGGTTCGCCTGAGTGCGCGCGCGCCCTTCGGCTCACTCGCCGGAGTGCGCGCGGGGCCGGAGTGCGCGCCCGGCCGCAGTGCGTGCGCGGTCGGGAGTCAGGGGATCGTCCCCCTCGTCCCCACATCCCCGCAGTCCCCCTCTCGGCTGAGCCGCCCCAGCCTCAGCTGAGCCCCCACGCCGGCCCC
Coding sequences:
- a CDS encoding transglycosylase family protein — protein: MLHGKGKHRRPSKVTRIATLAGVAGAAVAVPLMGATAANAATTEQWDQVAQCESGGNWSINTGNGYYGGLQFSASTWAAYGGTQYAPTADKASKSQQIEIAQKVLAGQGKGAWPKCGVNLTSGGSQGSGSGGSQAHTPSQSQSHTQSQSQAQSRPQTHQQSQPQARPTAQPQPERTTQAPKANRSQERQAQPQQSAPRHAAPKTIQKGDGEYQVRAGDTLSTIAAAQHVDGGWQKLYELNDDIVGDADLIYPGQMLDLR